The Deltaproteobacteria bacterium genome includes a window with the following:
- a CDS encoding HupE/UreJ family protein, which translates to MSSDGGDALGSPVARRLASALVVLALVPATLRAHPLAPSLLEVHERDGGQLDVGWKTPLLRARGAEVAPVLPSRCRDVRARTVAEENSGVWTRWTVDCGPGGVVGEQLGATGFGGSGIGALIRVTLADGRVVSGVVTLGRPLLTVPPRPRVLDVVRDYVRLGVEHILTGPDHLLFVFGLLLLAGTVRRLLATVTAFTAGHSVTLSLAALGVVDLPSRPIEAAIAASVLALAVELARRPTAPTLMRRRPWTMAAIFGLLHGLGFAAALRAAGLPSGDIPLALVSFNTGIELGQLAFVLTVLALGRPAGRALDLVPAWMRRVPVYAMGSLAASWWLERTWAIFR; encoded by the coding sequence TTGTCGAGCGACGGGGGCGATGCGCTAGGATCGCCCGTGGCCCGCCGCCTCGCGTCCGCCCTCGTCGTGCTCGCGCTCGTCCCCGCGACGCTGCGCGCGCACCCCCTCGCGCCGTCGCTGCTCGAGGTCCACGAGCGCGACGGCGGCCAGCTCGACGTCGGTTGGAAGACGCCGCTGCTCCGTGCGCGCGGGGCGGAGGTCGCACCCGTGCTGCCGTCGCGCTGCCGCGACGTCCGGGCGCGCACGGTCGCCGAGGAGAACAGCGGCGTGTGGACACGCTGGACCGTCGACTGCGGGCCGGGCGGGGTCGTCGGCGAGCAGCTCGGCGCGACGGGCTTCGGCGGGAGCGGGATCGGCGCGCTCATCCGCGTGACGCTCGCCGACGGCCGCGTCGTGAGCGGCGTGGTCACGCTCGGCCGTCCGCTCCTCACCGTGCCGCCGCGGCCGCGCGTGCTCGACGTCGTGCGTGACTACGTGCGCCTCGGCGTCGAACACATCCTCACGGGGCCCGATCACCTGCTGTTCGTCTTCGGCCTCCTCCTGCTCGCGGGCACCGTCCGCCGCCTGCTCGCGACGGTGACGGCGTTCACCGCCGGGCACAGTGTGACGCTCAGCCTGGCGGCGCTCGGCGTCGTCGACCTGCCCTCGCGGCCGATCGAGGCGGCGATCGCCGCGAGCGTCCTCGCGCTGGCCGTCGAGCTGGCCCGCCGGCCCACCGCGCCGACGCTCATGCGGCGCCGGCCCTGGACGATGGCCGCCATCTTCGGCCTCCTCCACGGCCTCGGCTTCGCGGCAGCGCTGCGCGCGGCGGGGCTCCCGTCGGGCGACATCCCGCTCGCGCTCGTGTCGTTCAACACCGGCATCGAGTTGGGGCAGCTCGCGTTCGTCCTGACCGTCCTCGCGCTCGGCCGCCCCGCGGGCCGCGCGCTCGATCTCGTGCCAGCGTGGATGCGGCGCGTGCCGGTCTACGCGATGGGCTCCCTCGCCGCCTCCTGGTGGCTCGAGCGGACGTGGGCGATCTTCCGCTGA
- a CDS encoding DUF3604 domain-containing protein — MRWTSVLVLVALLGTARGAGPPPWARTETRAPCRTFELFRSPYFGELHVHTRFSADAYIFGTRITPPDVYAFARGGTIPLADDDEQQTRSATIDRPLDFAAVTDHAEFFGEVRVCDTPSSPAFDSHLCQILKQAEPPSRQFPTIVNWLFPAGIPDPPHLSLCQTPGVDCSAAAVSAWQDEQAAAAAAYDRTSACAFTTFIGYEYTASPIGRHLHRNIIFRNEHVPAAAASYIETAGGGIPQGVWSAIETECLNAGTGCEAVIIPHNSNLSGGLQFFDPADANEALRRQTLEPLVEVHQIKGNSECRFDRLARAGAGTADELCTFEQDPHPDQTPGEAVPSIDAYPQRNMVRNALKDGLAFEQKLGVNPFRFGFVGGTDNHDGAAGSVDEIGWAGGQGNNDSSPARQIGDEMRTNPGGLTVAWAEENSRDAIFSALARRETYATSGTRPVVRFFAGDLAGVRCGSRTLVRDAYASGTPMGGELGAVRGARSPRFVAWAMKDPGTASQPGTDLQRIQIVKGWTDARGRTHERVYDVAGKANTGADVDPATCAPRGKGFRELCAEWRDPHFKRGQRALYYVRVLENPTCRWSTRVCRAAGVDPFANACAAQAAQAGPAFADCCLGPANDAFMDPVIQERAWTSPVWYRPEAIGRLRAAVRYGGRPSTDRLVLRLVLGGVPAELDPTRTPLTLRVTDDDEIFAVTIPPGTLERRGSRFLLPRPFGGLEAAMLALRGTREARLTLRTEPLDLSGADRSDHMVTVGLASGTFRASHTRLWVARGDRLVPGAH; from the coding sequence ATGCGCTGGACGTCGGTCCTGGTGCTCGTCGCGCTGCTCGGCACGGCGAGGGGCGCCGGGCCGCCCCCGTGGGCGCGCACCGAGACGCGCGCGCCGTGCCGGACCTTCGAGCTCTTCCGCAGCCCGTACTTCGGGGAGCTCCACGTGCACACGCGATTCTCCGCCGACGCGTACATCTTCGGCACGCGGATCACGCCGCCGGACGTCTACGCGTTCGCCCGCGGCGGGACGATTCCGCTCGCCGACGACGACGAGCAGCAGACGCGCAGCGCGACCATCGACCGCCCGCTCGACTTCGCCGCGGTCACCGACCACGCCGAGTTCTTCGGCGAGGTGCGCGTCTGCGACACGCCGAGCTCTCCCGCCTTCGACAGCCATCTCTGCCAGATCCTCAAGCAGGCGGAGCCGCCCAGCCGACAGTTCCCGACGATCGTCAATTGGCTCTTCCCCGCCGGCATCCCCGACCCCCCACACCTCTCGCTCTGCCAGACGCCGGGCGTCGACTGCTCCGCGGCGGCGGTGTCGGCCTGGCAGGACGAGCAGGCGGCGGCGGCGGCGGCCTACGACCGGACCTCCGCCTGCGCGTTCACGACCTTCATCGGCTACGAGTACACCGCGAGCCCCATCGGCCGGCATCTCCACCGCAACATCATCTTCCGCAACGAGCACGTGCCGGCGGCGGCGGCCAGCTACATCGAGACCGCGGGGGGCGGGATCCCGCAGGGCGTGTGGTCGGCGATCGAGACCGAGTGCCTGAACGCGGGCACGGGCTGCGAGGCCGTCATCATCCCCCACAACTCGAACCTGAGCGGCGGCTTGCAGTTCTTCGACCCGGCCGACGCGAACGAGGCGCTCCGCCGGCAGACGCTCGAGCCGCTCGTCGAGGTGCACCAGATCAAGGGCAACTCCGAGTGCCGCTTCGACCGCCTCGCGCGCGCGGGCGCCGGCACGGCCGACGAGCTCTGCACCTTCGAGCAGGACCCGCACCCGGACCAGACCCCGGGCGAAGCCGTGCCGTCCATCGACGCCTACCCGCAGCGCAACATGGTGCGGAACGCGCTCAAGGACGGGCTCGCGTTCGAGCAGAAGCTCGGTGTGAATCCCTTCCGCTTCGGCTTCGTCGGCGGCACCGACAACCACGACGGCGCGGCGGGGAGCGTCGACGAGATCGGCTGGGCGGGCGGGCAGGGCAACAACGACTCGTCGCCCGCACGCCAGATCGGCGACGAGATGCGGACGAACCCGGGCGGACTCACGGTCGCGTGGGCCGAGGAGAACTCGCGCGACGCGATCTTCTCCGCGCTCGCCCGGCGCGAGACGTACGCAACGAGCGGCACCCGCCCCGTCGTCCGCTTCTTCGCGGGCGACCTGGCCGGCGTGCGTTGCGGCTCGCGCACGTTGGTCCGCGACGCGTATGCGAGCGGGACGCCGATGGGCGGCGAGCTGGGTGCCGTGCGCGGCGCGCGGAGCCCGCGCTTCGTGGCGTGGGCGATGAAGGACCCCGGCACGGCGTCGCAGCCCGGCACCGACCTCCAGCGCATCCAGATCGTGAAGGGCTGGACGGACGCGAGGGGCCGGACGCACGAGCGCGTCTACGACGTCGCCGGGAAGGCGAACACGGGGGCGGACGTCGATCCGGCGACCTGCGCGCCGCGCGGGAAGGGCTTCCGGGAGCTGTGCGCCGAGTGGCGCGACCCGCACTTCAAGCGCGGCCAGCGGGCTCTCTACTATGTCCGCGTGCTCGAGAACCCGACCTGCCGCTGGAGCACGCGGGTGTGCAGGGCGGCGGGGGTCGACCCGTTCGCGAACGCCTGCGCCGCGCAGGCGGCGCAGGCGGGCCCGGCCTTCGCCGACTGCTGCCTCGGCCCGGCGAACGACGCCTTCATGGACCCGGTGATCCAGGAGCGCGCGTGGACGTCGCCGGTGTGGTACCGGCCCGAGGCCATCGGCCGGCTGCGCGCCGCCGTGCGCTACGGCGGGCGCCCGTCGACCGACCGCCTCGTCCTGCGTCTCGTCCTGGGCGGCGTCCCCGCCGAGCTCGACCCCACGCGGACGCCGCTCACGCTGCGCGTGACGGACGACGACGAGATCTTCGCCGTGACCATCCCCCCTGGGACGCTCGAGCGCCGCGGGTCGCGCTTCCTCCTCCCGCGGCCGTTCGGCGGCCTCGAGGCGGCGATGCTCGCGCTCCGGGGGACGCGCGAAGCGAGGCTCACCCTCCGCACTGAGCCGCTCGACCTCTCGGGCGCCGACCGGAGCGACCACATGGTGACCGTCGGGCTCGCGAGCGGGACCTTCCGCGCGTCGCACACCCGGCTGTGGGTCGCGCGCGGCGACCGGCTCGTCCCGGGAGCGCACTAG
- a CDS encoding ABC transporter ATP-binding protein: MISVRDLHKVFRQGETEVRALAGVSLDIAAGEFVSIMGPSGSGKSTLLHLMGGLDVPTAGEIVIEGTPISRMSDDEITIFRRRKIGFVFQFFNLLPTYSAEENVALPLLLDRRRPRDVRDRVQAALDLVGLGHRRRHRPDELSGGEMQRVAIARALVIDPALILADEPTGNLDTRTGEHILALIGDANRARGCTVVLVTHDTRAAGFAARTITLEDGRVVDGASA, translated from the coding sequence ATGATCTCCGTCCGCGACCTCCACAAGGTGTTCCGCCAGGGCGAGACCGAGGTGCGCGCGCTGGCCGGTGTGTCGCTCGACATCGCGGCGGGCGAGTTCGTGTCGATCATGGGGCCGAGCGGCTCGGGGAAGAGCACCCTCCTCCACCTGATGGGCGGCCTCGACGTGCCGACGGCGGGCGAGATCGTCATCGAGGGGACGCCCATCTCGCGCATGAGCGACGACGAGATCACCATCTTCCGGCGGCGGAAGATCGGCTTCGTGTTCCAGTTCTTCAACCTCCTGCCGACCTATTCCGCCGAGGAGAACGTGGCGCTCCCGCTGCTCCTCGACCGCCGCCGCCCGCGCGACGTGCGCGACCGCGTCCAGGCGGCGCTCGACCTGGTCGGGCTCGGGCACCGCCGCCGGCATCGGCCCGACGAGCTCTCGGGCGGCGAGATGCAACGGGTGGCGATCGCGCGCGCGCTGGTGATCGATCCCGCGCTCATCCTCGCCGACGAGCCGACCGGCAACCTCGACACACGCACCGGCGAGCATATCCTGGCCCTCATCGGCGACGCGAACCGCGCCCGTGGCTGCACCGTGGTGCTGGTGACGCACGACACGCGCGCCGCGGGCTTCGCCGCACGGACGATCACGCTCGAGGACGGGAGGGTGGTCGACGGGGCGTCGGCCTGA
- a CDS encoding acyl-CoA dehydrogenase family protein, whose protein sequence is MDFGLSPDQVLLKQTIRRWLETECPTARVRAIMESESGHDPRLWEGLAELGVPGLQVPAAHGGSGLELLDLALAAEELGWCCTPGPFLACALATAALLASGDAEAAGRWLPAIARGRALVTLALGEEGDEWDGARLTTRAQGGTLSGRKPLVPYAALADAILVAAEDADGPGLWLVERGARGLGVTPLSGTDMTRRVAAVELEAVPATRIAAGRAAIDRARDAGLVLLAADAWGGARRCLDMTVKYALTREQFGQPIGAFQAVKHQLADLAADLEPALSLWWHAAHAYDHIPERAARHAALAKAHLTDLYDRATRVAIELHGGIGFTWEYDLHLWFRRAVFDRAFLGEASYHRLRAADLAGW, encoded by the coding sequence ATGGACTTCGGCCTCTCCCCGGACCAGGTCCTGCTCAAGCAGACGATCCGCCGCTGGCTCGAGACGGAGTGCCCGACCGCGCGCGTGCGCGCCATCATGGAGAGCGAGAGCGGGCACGACCCGCGCCTGTGGGAGGGGCTCGCCGAGCTCGGCGTGCCCGGGCTCCAGGTGCCGGCCGCGCACGGGGGGTCGGGACTCGAGCTCCTCGACCTGGCGCTCGCCGCCGAGGAGCTGGGCTGGTGCTGCACGCCGGGCCCCTTCCTCGCATGCGCGCTCGCGACTGCCGCGCTCCTGGCGAGCGGCGACGCGGAGGCCGCCGGGCGCTGGCTCCCGGCCATCGCGCGCGGCCGCGCGCTCGTCACCCTCGCGCTCGGCGAGGAGGGCGACGAGTGGGATGGCGCGCGGCTCACGACGCGGGCGCAAGGCGGGACGCTCAGCGGCCGCAAGCCCCTCGTCCCCTACGCCGCGCTCGCCGACGCGATCCTGGTCGCCGCCGAGGACGCCGACGGCCCGGGCCTCTGGCTCGTGGAGCGCGGCGCGCGCGGGCTCGGCGTGACGCCGCTCAGCGGCACCGACATGACCCGGCGCGTGGCGGCCGTCGAGCTCGAGGCGGTGCCGGCGACCAGGATCGCCGCGGGGCGCGCGGCGATCGATCGCGCGCGCGACGCGGGCCTCGTGCTCCTCGCCGCCGACGCCTGGGGCGGCGCGCGCCGCTGCCTCGACATGACGGTCAAGTACGCCTTGACGCGCGAGCAGTTCGGCCAGCCGATCGGCGCCTTCCAGGCCGTCAAGCACCAGCTCGCCGACCTCGCGGCCGACCTGGAGCCGGCGCTCTCGCTGTGGTGGCACGCCGCGCACGCCTACGACCACATCCCGGAGCGCGCCGCGCGACACGCCGCGCTCGCCAAAGCCCACCTGACCGACCTCTACGACCGCGCGACGCGCGTCGCGATCGAGCTGCACGGCGGCATCGGCTTCACCTGGGAGTACGACCTCCACCTGTGGTTCCGCCGCGCCGTCTTCGATCGCGCCTTCCTGGGCGAGGCGAGCTACCACCGCCTGCGCGCCGCGGACCTCGCGGGCTGGTAG
- a CDS encoding acyl-CoA dehydrogenase, which yields MNLEYSAEYKDFRAQVRHFLAEHWSREDAARQPDPDGMAAFAGAVPLDERATAFRLKAIERGYLYRHVPRRYGGGEQPPDPLKATIIAEEFRRARAPHEMVGQGPSMLVPTLLEHGTEAQKQRFIPGTLLGKIRWCQGYSEPGAGSDLAALRTRAVLEGDSWVVNGQKIWTSSARESDWMFALVRSEPDKPKHDGVSYLLIDMKTSGIEVRPLRQMTGDADFNEVFFDNVRVPAENLVGQRGQGWLVSRSTLKHERALIGGSQLTRRTFDGLVMLARALVVHGRPAIQDPVVRSRLAELEARLLANEYQGYRLLTLSARGEEPGLAGLVMKLASTTLGHDIAKLAMDVIGDRALLAPGEPNAPAMGMFGTAYMWSLGVLIAGGTANIQRNIIAERGLGLPRDTRK from the coding sequence GTGAACCTCGAGTACAGCGCCGAGTACAAGGACTTCCGCGCCCAGGTGCGCCACTTTCTCGCCGAGCACTGGAGCCGCGAGGACGCCGCCCGCCAGCCCGACCCGGACGGCATGGCCGCCTTCGCGGGGGCGGTCCCCCTGGACGAGCGAGCGACCGCGTTCCGCCTGAAGGCGATCGAGCGCGGCTACCTCTACCGCCACGTCCCCCGGCGCTACGGCGGCGGCGAGCAACCGCCCGACCCCCTCAAGGCGACCATCATCGCCGAGGAGTTCCGCCGCGCCCGCGCTCCCCACGAGATGGTCGGCCAGGGGCCGAGCATGCTCGTGCCGACCCTCCTCGAGCACGGGACCGAGGCGCAGAAGCAGCGCTTCATCCCGGGCACCCTGCTCGGGAAGATCCGCTGGTGCCAGGGCTACAGCGAGCCGGGGGCGGGGAGCGACCTGGCCGCGCTCCGCACCCGCGCCGTGCTCGAGGGCGACTCGTGGGTCGTGAACGGCCAGAAGATCTGGACCTCGAGCGCGCGCGAGTCCGACTGGATGTTCGCCCTGGTCCGCAGCGAGCCGGACAAGCCGAAGCACGACGGCGTCAGCTACCTCCTGATCGACATGAAGACGTCCGGCATCGAGGTGCGGCCGCTCCGCCAGATGACCGGCGATGCCGACTTCAACGAGGTGTTCTTCGACAACGTGCGCGTGCCGGCGGAGAACCTGGTCGGGCAGCGGGGCCAGGGCTGGCTGGTGAGCCGCTCGACCCTCAAGCACGAGCGCGCGCTGATCGGCGGCTCGCAGCTCACGCGGCGGACGTTCGACGGCCTCGTCATGCTGGCCAGGGCGCTCGTGGTCCACGGCCGGCCCGCCATCCAGGACCCGGTGGTGCGGAGCCGGCTCGCGGAGCTCGAGGCGCGCCTGCTCGCGAACGAGTACCAGGGCTATCGGCTTCTCACCCTGAGCGCGCGCGGCGAGGAGCCCGGGCTCGCGGGCCTGGTGATGAAGCTCGCCTCGACGACCCTGGGCCACGACATCGCGAAGCTCGCCATGGACGTGATCGGCGACCGCGCGCTGCTCGCCCCGGGCGAGCCGAACGCGCCGGCGATGGGCATGTTCGGCACCGCCTACATGTGGTCGCTCGGGGTGCTGATCGCGGGCGGCACGGCCAACATCCAGCGCAACATCATCGCCGAGCGCGGCCTCGGGCTGCCGCGCGACACGCGCAAGTGA
- a CDS encoding transpeptidase-transglycosylase, with the protein MVRLRRFLLVGCLVLGLGAALVVMRLDARVRTYLAGPPLGGTRMYAAPTRLALGEAVPGGSLTRKLERLGYRPVADPTRALAPGEYRAAGATMELAERPSPVPWAEPARHVRLGLDAERVTAIEDLAAGALDRLELEPEVLAVIGGAGPTLGTSPEEPPPACRSAVLAAEDRNFYLHPGVDPIAIARALAADLRAHAAAQGASTLTQQLAKNAFLSPRRTLSRKLREAVLALLLEAHASKEEILARYVASVYLGVDGGLPVHGFSQAAQVYFGKPLGDLDPAECALLAGIIRSPNGLSPRRHPRAALARRNRVLELMVRGALLERSAGAEAMAEPVKLAPPLARPVAALYVAAEVARELPRLLPRDVAEAPGLDVFTSIDADAQREAERATRHGLAALERGRRRRAPLEAALVALDPPTGRVRALVGGRDYGSSPLDRAVRSHRQPGSAFKPFVYVAALDPARRGAAEPRTVVSPVEDTPLSVRVGAREWQPANYDGTFAGTLPLEDALAESRNAATVRVALDVGVDAVARAAADLGIAEPLPRVPALALGVAETSLLELTAAYGVFASGGVRRPPRLVVAVTSADGETLYAAPPEEERVLDPGVAYLVTHLLEGVIDRGTGRSARAAGLSGAAAGKTGTTDDTRDAWFIGFTPEVVAGVWVGLDRGGPTGLTGAQGALPIWTDFVRAIGGDASERDFPVPDDIVWLDVDPDSGGLATADCPTTRREPFLVGTEPREACPLHRAVWTAFGKEVGGAMRGGGRAVGSTGRRLGEWFRRLFR; encoded by the coding sequence GTGGTGCGGCTGCGGCGCTTTCTCCTCGTCGGCTGCTTGGTCCTCGGCCTCGGCGCGGCGCTCGTCGTCATGCGGCTCGACGCGCGCGTGCGCACCTACCTGGCCGGGCCGCCGCTCGGCGGCACGCGCATGTACGCCGCGCCCACACGGCTCGCGTTGGGCGAGGCGGTGCCCGGCGGCTCGCTCACCCGCAAGCTCGAGCGGCTCGGCTACCGGCCGGTCGCGGACCCGACGCGGGCGCTCGCGCCGGGCGAGTACCGCGCCGCGGGTGCGACGATGGAGCTCGCCGAGCGGCCCTCGCCCGTGCCCTGGGCGGAGCCGGCGCGGCACGTACGCCTGGGGCTCGACGCCGAGCGGGTCACCGCGATCGAGGACCTGGCCGCCGGCGCGCTCGACCGCCTCGAGCTCGAGCCCGAGGTGCTCGCCGTGATCGGCGGCGCGGGCCCGACGCTCGGCACGAGCCCCGAGGAGCCGCCGCCCGCCTGCCGCTCGGCGGTGCTCGCCGCCGAGGATCGGAACTTCTACCTCCATCCGGGCGTGGACCCGATCGCCATCGCGCGCGCGCTGGCCGCCGATCTGCGCGCCCACGCGGCGGCGCAGGGCGCCAGCACGCTGACGCAGCAGCTCGCGAAGAACGCCTTCCTCTCGCCGCGGCGCACGCTCTCCCGCAAGCTCCGGGAGGCGGTGCTCGCCCTGCTCCTCGAGGCGCACGCGAGCAAGGAGGAGATCCTCGCCCGCTACGTCGCCTCGGTCTACCTGGGGGTCGACGGCGGCCTCCCCGTCCACGGCTTCAGCCAGGCGGCCCAGGTCTACTTCGGGAAGCCGCTCGGCGACCTCGACCCGGCCGAGTGCGCGCTCCTGGCCGGCATCATCCGCTCGCCGAACGGCCTCTCGCCGCGCCGCCACCCGCGCGCCGCGCTCGCGCGCCGCAACCGCGTGCTCGAGCTCATGGTGCGGGGCGCGCTGCTCGAGCGGTCGGCCGGCGCCGAGGCGATGGCCGAGCCGGTCAAGCTCGCCCCGCCGCTGGCGCGGCCGGTGGCCGCGCTCTACGTGGCGGCGGAGGTCGCGCGCGAGCTGCCGCGGCTCCTGCCGCGCGATGTCGCCGAGGCGCCCGGCCTCGACGTCTTCACCTCGATCGACGCGGACGCGCAGCGCGAGGCGGAGCGCGCGACGCGGCACGGGCTCGCCGCGCTCGAGCGCGGGCGGCGCCGGCGCGCGCCGCTCGAGGCGGCGCTGGTGGCGCTCGACCCGCCCACCGGCCGCGTGCGCGCGCTGGTGGGCGGCCGCGACTACGGCTCGAGCCCGCTCGATCGGGCGGTGCGCTCCCACCGCCAGCCGGGCTCGGCCTTCAAGCCGTTCGTGTACGTGGCCGCGCTCGACCCCGCACGCCGGGGTGCGGCCGAGCCGCGCACCGTCGTGTCGCCGGTCGAGGACACGCCGCTCTCCGTGCGCGTCGGCGCGAGGGAGTGGCAGCCCGCCAACTACGACGGCACCTTCGCGGGCACGCTCCCGCTCGAGGACGCGCTCGCCGAGTCGCGCAACGCGGCCACGGTGCGCGTGGCGCTCGACGTCGGCGTCGACGCGGTGGCGCGCGCGGCCGCGGACCTCGGCATCGCCGAGCCGCTGCCGCGCGTGCCGGCCCTCGCGCTCGGCGTGGCGGAGACCTCGCTCCTCGAGCTGACCGCGGCCTACGGCGTGTTCGCGAGCGGCGGCGTGCGCCGGCCCCCGAGGCTCGTCGTGGCCGTCACCTCCGCCGACGGCGAGACCCTCTACGCCGCCCCGCCCGAGGAGGAGCGCGTCCTCGACCCGGGCGTCGCCTATCTCGTCACCCATCTCCTCGAAGGCGTGATCGACCGCGGCACCGGTCGTTCCGCGCGCGCGGCGGGTCTCAGCGGCGCGGCCGCGGGCAAGACCGGCACGACGGACGACACCCGCGACGCGTGGTTCATCGGTTTCACGCCCGAGGTGGTGGCCGGCGTCTGGGTGGGGCTCGACCGGGGCGGGCCGACCGGCCTCACGGGGGCGCAGGGGGCGCTGCCCATCTGGACCGACTTCGTGCGCGCGATCGGCGGCGACGCGAGCGAGCGCGACTTCCCGGTGCCCGACGACATCGTCTGGCTCGACGTCGATCCCGACTCCGGCGGGCTCGCCACCGCCGACTGCCCGACGACCCGCCGCGAGCCGTTCCTCGTCGGGACGGAGCCGCGCGAGGCGTGCCCGCTCCACCGGGCGGTGTGGACGGCCTTCGGCAAGGAGGTCGGCGGCGCCATGCGCGGCGGCGGCCGCGCCGTCGGGTCGACGGGCCGGCGCCTGGGTGAATGGTTCCGCCGCCTCTTTCGTTGA
- a CDS encoding DNA-binding protein — protein MPRALARLATLVLATALIAPACSLLHRSHAPDTDKPAPIDLNRAPLRKLEKLPGITPSMARRIVEGRPYAEPHDLVARGILTERELDRILDRVVVQGRAR, from the coding sequence ATGCCCCGCGCGCTCGCACGGCTCGCCACCCTGGTACTCGCGACCGCGCTGATCGCCCCGGCGTGCAGTCTGCTCCACCGGAGCCACGCGCCCGACACCGACAAGCCCGCGCCGATCGACCTGAACCGCGCTCCGCTGCGCAAGCTCGAGAAGCTGCCCGGGATCACGCCCAGCATGGCGAGGCGGATCGTCGAGGGGCGGCCCTACGCGGAGCCCCACGATCTCGTCGCGCGCGGCATCCTGACCGAGCGCGAGCTCGACCGCATCCTCGACCGGGTGGTCGTGCAGGGCCGTGCACGCTGA
- a CDS encoding sodium:proton antiporter: MLLSIALFPLLAPAFWHHHYPKVSAAWSAVVIVPFVLAYGAPARHELAHVTVVDYVPFIILLGALFTIGGGIYVRGGLRGTPWVNGTLMLSGTLLASWVGTTGAAMLLVRPLLRANRARRHRAHTLVFFIFLVANIGGALTPLGDPPLFLGFLHGVPFFWTFALWKEILFTAGAVLGAYLCFDLYWWRREDALVRARPAGPGEPIRVEGWHNVFFLGGVLAAVILSGTVQLGEVTILGVAQRGQNLVRDAILLLMLAASWRTTPQRIRDDNEFTWEPIKEVAILFAGIFATIIPALAMLRVGEQGALAFVIRAVREPAHFFWASGILSSFLDNAPTYLTFLSTALGRLYPGVAEREAIHRLIAENHAFLQAIATGSVFMGANTYIGNAPNFMVKSIAEEAGVPMPSFFGYILRYSLPVLIPVFALATLVFFE, encoded by the coding sequence ATGCTGCTCTCGATCGCGCTCTTCCCACTCCTCGCCCCGGCGTTCTGGCACCACCACTATCCGAAGGTGTCCGCCGCGTGGTCGGCGGTGGTGATCGTGCCCTTCGTTCTCGCCTACGGCGCGCCCGCGCGCCACGAGCTGGCGCACGTGACGGTGGTCGACTACGTGCCCTTCATCATCCTGCTCGGCGCGCTCTTCACGATCGGCGGCGGCATCTACGTGCGCGGCGGGCTGCGCGGGACACCCTGGGTGAACGGGACGCTCATGCTGAGCGGGACGCTGCTCGCCTCGTGGGTGGGAACGACCGGCGCCGCCATGCTCCTCGTCCGCCCGCTCCTGCGCGCCAACCGCGCGCGCCGGCACCGGGCTCACACGCTGGTGTTCTTCATCTTTCTCGTCGCCAACATCGGCGGCGCGCTCACCCCCCTCGGCGATCCGCCGCTCTTCCTGGGCTTCCTCCACGGCGTGCCGTTCTTCTGGACCTTCGCGCTCTGGAAGGAGATTCTGTTCACCGCGGGCGCGGTCCTCGGCGCCTACCTGTGCTTCGATCTCTACTGGTGGCGGCGCGAGGACGCGCTCGTGCGCGCGCGGCCGGCCGGGCCCGGCGAGCCGATCCGGGTGGAGGGCTGGCACAACGTCTTCTTCCTGGGCGGCGTGCTGGCCGCCGTCATCCTCTCCGGGACCGTGCAGCTCGGCGAGGTGACGATCCTCGGCGTCGCCCAGCGGGGGCAGAACCTCGTGCGCGACGCGATCCTCCTCCTCATGCTGGCGGCGTCCTGGCGGACGACGCCGCAGCGCATTCGCGACGACAACGAGTTCACCTGGGAGCCGATCAAGGAGGTGGCGATCCTGTTCGCGGGCATCTTCGCGACCATCATTCCCGCGCTCGCCATGCTGCGCGTGGGCGAGCAGGGCGCGCTCGCATTCGTCATCCGCGCCGTGCGCGAGCCGGCGCATTTCTTCTGGGCGAGCGGAATCCTGTCGTCATTTCTCGACAACGCGCCCACCTACCTGACCTTCCTGTCGACGGCGCTCGGCCGACTGTATCCGGGCGTGGCGGAGCGCGAGGCGATCCATCGTCTCATCGCCGAGAATCACGCCTTCCTGCAGGCCATCGCGACCGGTTCGGTGTTCATGGGGGCGAACACGTACATCGGAAACGCGCCCAACTTCATGGTCAAGTCGATCGCCGAGGAGGCGGGAGTGCCGATGCCGTCGTTCTTCGGGTACATTCTGCGCTACTCGTTGCCCGTCTTGATTCCCGTGTTTGCGCTGGCGACTCTGGTATTCTTCGAGTGA
- a CDS encoding nuclear transport factor 2 family protein yields the protein MNLFKLLAPLPLGAAPDSGVSHLRPGDERAAEPASQVRRDTVSQLSADDRLAIREIIATYCHALDLGRWEEFVDLFSDDCRLDFGSLMGVYEGREGVRRFGERIQGLGLFMRHYTTNVVVRGDGERARAECYVLAVTGPPGASMQTTGRYEDEFVKVNGRWRLRVRRALLDQPA from the coding sequence CTGAACCTTTTCAAGCTGCTCGCGCCGCTACCTCTTGGAGCGGCACCCGACTCTGGAGTATCTCACCTACGACCGGGCGATGAACGGGCAGCCGAACCAGCGTCCCAGGTCAGGAGGGATACCGTGAGCCAGCTCTCGGCCGACGACCGCCTCGCCATCCGCGAGATCATCGCCACCTACTGCCACGCGCTCGACCTCGGCCGTTGGGAGGAGTTCGTGGACCTCTTCTCCGACGACTGCCGCCTCGACTTCGGGAGCCTGATGGGCGTCTACGAGGGCCGGGAAGGCGTGCGCCGCTTCGGCGAGCGCATCCAGGGCCTCGGCCTCTTCATGCGCCACTACACGACCAACGTCGTCGTCCGCGGCGACGGCGAGCGCGCCCGCGCCGAGTGCTACGTGCTCGCCGTCACCGGGCCGCCCGGCGCGAGCATGCAGACCACGGGGCGCTACGAGGACGAGTTCGTCAAGGTGAACGGCCGCTGGCGCCTGCGCGTGCGGCGCGCCCTCCTCGACCAGCCCGCGTAG